One window of the Hemitrygon akajei chromosome 5, sHemAka1.3, whole genome shotgun sequence genome contains the following:
- the LOC140727582 gene encoding uncharacterized protein C3orf38-like has translation MSMLSASERSGCREILQFLGQCELMSVADTVTNRMLKIDNCAEAMSAILSYSQSAEELLKRKKIHREILFQYLAKHNIVITANAEKHQLIQRIIDYWKESTTTSQKSNASESSSENDTSQVDLATNYKNDYQAMGLQFCKWFYHLLNTQNPLLKEHSTEWGPQHFWEDVKLKFSYRTLEQRMEEYSGAVMVSLRLLALTKDEHLFLNPNLTGGGLKCIHSPHGLVIIAVAGTIHRDSVCLGIFEQIFGLIRCPSNENNWKMKFIHLNITGQGAMSVTLQSGEALQPPIVKYESDELLQVFEENPVAVHD, from the exons ATGTCGATGTTGTCGGCGAGCGAGCGGAGCGGCTGCCGGGAGATCCTCCAGTTCCTGGGTCAGTGCGAGCTCATGTCGGTGGCGGACACCGTCACCAACAGGATGTTAAAGATCGACAACTGCGCAG AAGCTATGAGTGCGATACTGAGTTATAGCCAGAGTGCTGAGGAGCTGCTGAAAAGGAAGAAGATCCACCGTGAGATACTGTTTCAGTACTTGGCAAAACATAATATTGTGATTACTGCTAATGCAGAGAAACATCAACTAATTCAGAGAATTATTGACTATTGGAAGGAAAGTACCACTACTTCCCAG AAAAGTAATGCCTCTGAAAGCTCATCAGAAAATGATACATCACAAGTTGACTTAGCAACAAATTACAAAAATGATTACCAGGCAATGGGACTACAATTTTGTAAGTGGTTTTATCACCTTCTGAACACCCAGAATCCTTTGCTAAAAGAACATTCAACAGAGTGGGGCCCACAGCATTTTTGGGAAGATGTGAAACTTAAGTTTTCATACCGAACTTTAGAGCAGCGGATGGAGGAGTACTCTGGTGCGGTTATGGTCAGCCTCCGTTTATTAGCACTGACAAAGGATGAACATCTATTCCTGAATCCTAACCTGACTGGTGGCGGACTAAAGTGTATCCATTCACCTCATGGATTAGTTATTATTGCAGTGGCTGGCACAATTCACCGAGATTCAGTCTGCCTAGGAATTTTTGAGCAAATCTTTGGTCTTATCCGCTGTCCAAGTAACGAGAATAATTGGAAGATGAAATTTATTCATCTCAATATCACAGGCCAAGGTGCAATGTCAGTAACTCTTCAGTCTGGTGAGGCTTTGCAGCCGCCCATTGTCAAATATGAATCTGATGAGTTACTGCAAGTCTTTGAAGAGAATCCAGTGGCAGTTCATGATTGA